One window of the Chryseotalea sp. WA131a genome contains the following:
- a CDS encoding 1-acyl-sn-glycerol-3-phosphate acyltransferase yields the protein MHWVRIVHTTYGFVVFSLLFLLFFPLLLIPIALPSQFRLVGVFNRWWAKAMFALCLLPVRIACRAPLDKRKQYVFCPNHFSYLDIPTMGLSPINTIFVGKNDMEKIPLFGFMYHKLHITVDRKSLKSRSTTLIASMKALEEGKSLVIYPEGGIITKQPPAMVPFKDGAFRAAIEKQIAVVPVTIPNNWIILPDDKLILQRGSVHVIFHEPIETTGMKLEQVNELKERVFNVIDNELRTWNR from the coding sequence CGTTCACACCACTTACGGATTTGTTGTTTTCTCGCTCCTGTTTCTGTTGTTTTTTCCACTCTTGCTCATACCCATCGCACTGCCAAGTCAGTTTCGGTTAGTGGGCGTCTTCAACCGGTGGTGGGCGAAGGCCATGTTTGCGCTTTGTTTGCTGCCGGTTAGAATAGCTTGCCGTGCACCGTTAGACAAACGAAAGCAATACGTTTTCTGCCCGAATCACTTTTCATACTTGGATATTCCCACGATGGGGCTGAGTCCAATCAATACTATTTTTGTGGGAAAGAACGACATGGAGAAAATTCCACTCTTTGGATTTATGTATCATAAACTACATATTACGGTGGATCGCAAAAGTTTAAAGAGCCGCTCGACTACACTAATTGCAAGCATGAAGGCGTTAGAAGAAGGCAAGAGCTTGGTGATCTATCCCGAAGGTGGGATTATCACCAAACAGCCTCCCGCGATGGTGCCTTTCAAAGATGGCGCTTTTCGCGCAGCCATTGAAAAACAAATTGCAGTTGTGCCCGTGACGATACCCAATAATTGGATAATTTTACCGGACGACAAACTGATACTACAACGTGGCAGCGTGCATGTAATCTTTCATGAACCCATTGAAACCACAGGAATGAAGCTGGAACAGGTGAATGAATTGAAAGAGCGTGTGTTTAATGTGATTGATAATGAACTTAGGACGTGGAATAGGTGA